In Plasmodium gaboni strain SY75 chromosome 8, whole genome shotgun sequence, one DNA window encodes the following:
- a CDS encoding high mobility group protein B2 — protein sequence MASKSQKKVLKKQNKKKKKDPLAPKRALSAYMFYVKDKRLEIIKEKPELAKDVAQVGKLIGEAWGKLSPAQKAPYEKKAQLDKVRYSKEIEEYRKKNQE from the coding sequence atggCTTCAAAATCTCAAAAGAAagtattaaaaaaacaaaacaaaaaaaagaaaaaagacCCATTAGCTCCAAAGAGAGCTTTGTCTGCCTATATGTTTTATGTTAAGGATAAGAGActagaaataataaaagaaaaaccAGAATTAGCAAAAGATGTTGCACAAGTTGGTAAATTGATAGGTGAAGCTTGGGGAAAGTTAAGCCCAGCTCAAAAAGCACCATATGAAAAGAAAGCACAATTAGACAAAGTACGATATTCAAAAGAAATAGAAGAATATAGAAAGAAAAATcaagaataa